Proteins encoded in a region of the Anopheles aquasalis chromosome 2, idAnoAquaMG_Q_19, whole genome shotgun sequence genome:
- the LOC126576692 gene encoding structural maintenance of chromosomes protein 3-like encodes MYIKQVIIEGFKSYGQKVVTEPFHKQHNVVIGRNGAGKSNFFSAIELVLSDEYHHIRLDQRLALINKRIGSKSAFVEIVFDEFNSPIQPDKHEVRVRRKIMRNKDQYLLNGNVITRKELISFLESAGLSISSPYYIVKQGRINQLATASPTQLLQVLFDVTEIQLYKECSAQSLKRLESTAEDMEQMRADIEMMKKRREMLNKEKNLLEKFEALNKELRILECVILEKERSELIAENDKVKDGRSAMEEKQQNLENQRQKVQENVSDIKKQLHTIAKELEIEKQRNTELSQEHNALEQKSASLELKLGDILEEQNREKELCDEVNKTLNKLNSQIESREEELHNISMQHDLLSKGETVLNERLAKLQLRRNELIDKLSRKTQFSSLVDRNHWIKAELQAIEKKIRAKKTDLHHTMEKLEQNNTGLQTGNELLEKHSTWFDELKLELDQHKTNLNESIAGRIRLRTVITELLDEESTLMDSLYSSKEKLSIVNGMLRKRIGKAAQIGCESVGKVLEIFRSEGVSKQHIIDGYFGLVVDNVAYDDNISQALEITAGGQLFYHIVENDHISSQLLRKFNELHMPGELHIMPLNRLASSSHRYPDDENCTPLITKLQYDSRFERVFQHICGKTLVCKDLETATQKLKQYNFEYVTYEGDQVRSNGLMKGGHHKQRVPISQLHRDRSNISEKIVSLESRLSSVRSLLADKRKDIDDCEQEILQLEMEIVKPRQQIEATRMKKQTILENLQDINRQIAVNERVINEYRADIELLERREKCLAEEMQDDLAREESSYCDENEIQQLDEDIRELGQQLHGIFSERMKVELRRNKLDNLLRANLKRQRDELRKPVEESVFTERIEKCRQEVNAINAKSLALTEMKEKCEEVIRSKAEKKKKIVQRLKTTVEELKHLEEQLEQNKHALVPQATDKMSLEERIQQNTEMIANFGVLPAIDPEYYNLSLRDLTKRLESTNDRLKRFGQINQKAIEEVAKLSANIAHDEMCLEKLYEIKQELESTFIQLDRHQASCIESSFAKVNHNFGEIFRKIVPGGNGHLTLHTVDDVETGETNGSQCSSDRYTGLSIKVSFVGGDAVAKGMNQLSGGQKTVAAVAFIFAIQKFNPAPFYLFDEIDQALDVQHRAHVAVLINELSSTSQFITTTFRREFLRYAHQFYGVRCRNNTSYIGVVSKDEAEHFINDSANDETVSSSGMQADVN; translated from the exons ATGTATATCAAACAG GTCATAATTGAGGGTTTCAAAAGCTACGGACAAAAGGTTGTCACAGAACCGTTCCACAAACAGCATAATGTCGTGATCGGCCGCAACGGTGCGGGAAAGAGCAACTTTTTTAGCG CCATTGAACTGGTGCTCAGTGACGAGTATCATCATATACGCTTGGATCAGCGCCTTGCACTGATAAACAAAAGAATAGGTAGCAAATCAGCGTTTGTGGAAATAGTGTTCGACGAATTCAACTCGCCAATTCAG CCTGATAAGCATGAAGTGCGCGTTCGTCGTAAGATCATGCGAAACAAAGACCAATACTTATTGAATGGAAATGTAATTACTAGAAAGGAACTAATATCCTTTTTAGAAAGCGCCGGCTTATCTATCTCAAGCCCTTACTACATCGTTAAGCAGGGTAGAATCAATCAGCTGGCTACAGCATCACCAACGCAACTACTACAAGTGCTATTCGACGTGACGGAGATACAGTTGTACAAGGAGTGCAGTGCGCAGTCATTAAAGCGCTTGGAAAGCACTGCGGAAGATATGGAGCAGATGCGTGCGGAtattgaaatgatgaaaaaacgTAGGGAAATGCTGAACAAAGAGAAAAACCTGCTGGAGAAGTTTGAAGCACTGAACAAAGAGCTTCGCATTCTAGAATGTGTCATCCTGGAAAAGGAACGTTCCGAGCTGATCGCAGAGAACGACAAAGTGAAGGATGGCAGAAGTGCAATGgaagagaagcaacagaaTCTTGAGAATCAACGACAAAAAGTCCAAGAAAATGTCTCTGATATCAAAAAGCAACTGCACACAATTGCAAAGGaactcgaaatcgaaaagcaaagaaacacTGAACTATCCCAGGAACACAATGCGCTGGAGCAGAAAAGCGCTAGCTTGGAGCTCAAACTTGGTGACATCTTGGAAGAGCAAAACCGAGAAAAAGAGCTGTGCGACGAGGTGAATAAAACCTTGAACAAACTGAACAGCCAAATTGAAAGCAGAGAGGAGGAATTGCACAATATATCCATGCAACATGATCTCCTGAGTAAAGGCGAAACGGTACTTAATGAAAGGTTGGCAAAATTACAACTACGCCGTAATGAATTGATAGATAAGCTCAGTCGGAAAACTCAGTTTTCCTCACTCGTCGACCGTAATCATTGGATTAAGGCGGAGCTCCAAGCcatcgagaaaaaaataagAGCAAAGAAAACTGATCTACATCACACTATGGAAAAGCTGGAACAAAATAATACTGGACTTCAAACAGGAAACGAGTTGTTGGAAAAACATTCAACTTGGTTTGATGAATTGAAATTGGAGTTGGATCAGCACAAAACCAATTTAAATGAGAGCATCGCTGGCCGTATTAGGTTGCGAACGGTTATAACGGAATTGTTAGACGAAGAGTCAACGCTCATGGATAGCCTATACTCAAGCAAGGAGAAACTGTCCATTGTCAATGGAATGCTTCGCAAGCGAATCGGCAAGGCCGCGCAGATAGGCTGCGAATCGGTGGGCAAAGTGTTGGAAATCTTTCGTTCGGAAGGTGTTTCGAAACAACACATAATTGATGGGTACTTCGGACTGGTAGTAGATAATGTTGCTTATGACGACAATATCAGCCAGGCGTTGGAAATAACTGCTGGTGGTCAACTGTTCTATCATATAGTGGAAAACGACCACATTTCGTCACAGTTGTTACGGAAATTCAATGAACTTCATATGCCAGGAGAGCTGCACATCATGCCATTAAATAGACTTGCGAGCAGTTCGCATCGGTATCCCGATGATGAAAACTGTACACCACTGATTACAAAGTTGCAATACGATTCAAGGTTTGAGCGAGTTTTCCAGCACATTTGCGGTAAAACGCTGGTTTGCAAAGATTTAGAAACAGCAACCCAGAAGCTAAAGCAGTATAATTTTGAATACGTAACATATGAGGGTGATCAGGTGCGTAGTAATGGCCTTATGAAGGGTGGTCATCACAAGCAACGGGTTCCAATATCACAGCTACACCGCGATCGATCAAATATTAGTGAGAAAATAGTATCATTGGAAAGCAGGCTTTCCAGTGTGAGATCGTTATTAGCAGACAAGAGAAAGGATATCGACGACTGCGAACAAGAGATTCTCCAGCTAGAGATGGAGATAGTGAAACCTAGGCAGCAAATTGAAGCAACTCGTATGAAGAAGCAAacaattttggaaaatttacAGGACATTAATCGCCAAATTGCGGTAAATGAAAGAGTGATAAACGAATATCGTGCTGATATTGAGCTGTTGGAGCGCCGAGAGAAATGTTTGGCAGAGGAAATGCAGGACGATTTGGCCCGAGAAGAGTCATCATACTGCGATGAAAATGAGATACAACAGTTGGATGAGGATATACGAGAACTAGGGCAACAACTTCACGGTATCTTTTCTGAGCGCATGAAGGTTGAATTGCGACGAAATAAGCTGGATAATTTGTTGCGTGCTAATCTGAAACGCCAGCGTGATGAACTAAGAAAACCTGTTGAAGAGTCAGTGTTTACTGAACGAATTGAAAAATGCCGACAGGAAGTAAATGCTATAAATGCGAAAAGTCTAGCGTTGACTGAAATGAAGGAGAAGTGTGAAGAAGT AATTAGGTCCAAGGccgagaaaaagaagaaaatcgtACAACGTTTGAAAACGACTGTTGAAGAGCTGAAGCATTTAGAGGAGCAGTTAGAGCAGAACAAACATGCTCTGGTGCCTCAGGCCACAGATAAGATGTCATTGGAGGAGAGGATTCAACAGAACACAGAGATGATTGCAAATTTTGGAGTGTTGCCTGCGATTGATCCGGAATATTATAATTTGAGTCTGCGGGAT CTTACAAAGCGACTCGAATCTACCAATGACCGGTTGAAGCGTTTTGGTCAGATAAATCAAAAGGCAATCGAAGAGGTGGCAAAGCTATCAGCAAACATAGCGCACGATGAGATGTGTCTCGAAAAGTTATACGAGATAAAGCAGGAACTGGAATCAACTTTCATCCAGCTCGATCGTCATCAAGCTTCCTGCATTGAGTCCAGCTTCGCGAAGGTGAACCATAACTTTGGTGAAATTTTCCGAAAGATCGTTCCTGGTGGGAATGGCCATTTGACGCTGCATACCGTTGATGATGTCGAAACTGGTGAGACTAATGGCAGTCAGTGCAGCTCTGATCGATACACTGGCCTCAGCATAAAAGTGTCGTTTGTCGGCGGTGATGCTGTAGCCAAAGGTATGAATCAACTTTCCGGCGGTCAGAAAACGGTTGCAGCGGTAGCATTCATATTTGCCATTCAGAAATTCAACCCAGCCCCGTTCTACTTGTTCGATGAAATTGACCAAGCGCTGGATGTGCAGCATCGGGCGCATGTAGCCGTTCTTATTAACGAGCTGAGCAGTACCTCACAGTTCATAACGACCACTTTTCGTCGTGAATTCCTCCGGTACGCTCATCAATTTTATGGCGTGCGTTGCCGGAACAATACAAGCTACATCGGTGTAGTGTCCAAGGATGAGGCAGAGCATTTCATTAACGACTCGGCGAACGACGAAACCGTTAGCAGCAGCGGAATGCAAGCGGATGTGAATTAG
- the LOC126581813 gene encoding cell cycle checkpoint protein RAD17, with protein sequence MQRKGREESSDLLRQFEPAKEADLAIHVKKIEEIKHWLEAALQDSEYEPEGIAKQMLLVTGPSGSGKSVCVKTIAKQLKCDVKEWTTPVDVELFYEDNFDFDSREDKRSRQSQKQLFNDFLHKSSRYCSLFSSPGTERKVLLVKDFPHSFLRSPEEFHESLELYQNQSSTPIVFIATDASSKSLDIAMKLFPPAIMENFHIETIKFNAVSVTLIKKAIKRISSLIGGSAELRKTFQVPPKAVEEDIVASSQGDLRNCCLNYLFTCLKSIPSSLTHAPSGTVQSGRNKPKKATDKGSTKRDKGALGLSEGLTVMHGLGRILHPKYVNHDAGMRFLHAPEDITDSFISQPAAIISLLHSNYVSRCSDVHRLSAASDCLTVADVIMNEYRSDQLASYGLNLAVRGIMVNNEQTSHGWHQIKKKVSIQLQNSAQLYTDELTKLGIISRPIPQKLFASEYRGFISIIRR encoded by the exons ATGCAACGAAAGGGCCGGGAAGAATCATCTGATTTGTTACGGCAATTTGAGCCAGCGAAAGAGGCAGATCTGGCGATACACGTGAAGAAGATCGAAGAAATCAAGCACTGGCTCGAAGCGGCACTGCAAGACAGTGAATACGAGCCGGAAGGAATCGCGAAACAGATGTTGTTGGTGACTGGCCCTTCCGGAAGTGGCAAGAGCGTGTGTGTGAAAACGATCGCCAAACAGCTAAAGTGCGATGTTAAGGAATGGACCACTCCCGTAGATGTGGAACTGTTTTACGAGGATAACTTCGACTTCGATAGTCGAGAGGACAAACGAAGCAGACAATCCCAGAAGCAACTGTTTAACGATTTCCTTCACAAAAGCTCCCGGTATTGCTCGCTATTCAGCTCGCccggaacggagcggaaggTGCTCTTGGTGAAGGATTTTCCCCACTCATTTCTGCGCAGTCCGGAAGAATTTCACGAATCGCTTGAATTGTACCAAAATCAGAGCAGTACGCCGATTGTCTTCATCGCGACGGACGCCTCGAGCAAATCGTTGGACATTGCGATGAAACTTTTCCCTCCGGCAATCATGGAGAACTTCCACATCGAAACCATTAAATTCAACGCCGTCTCTGTAACTCTCATCAAGAAGGCGATTAAACGCATCTCTAGTTTGATAGGTGGCAGTGCCGAACTCCGGAAAACCTTCCAAGTACCTCCCAAAGCGGTAGAAGAAGACATCGTCGCTTCCTCCCAGGGTGATCTGCGGAATTGCTGTTTAAATTACCTGTTCACTTGCTTAAAATCGATACCCTCTTCACTGACCCATGCTCCCAGTGGAACGGTTCAGTCGGGCCGGAACAAACCGAAGAAAGCAACCGATAAAGGCTCTACCAAGCGCGACAAAGGGGCCCTGGGATTGAGTGAAGGCCTCACAGTTATGCATGGGCTGGGCCGTATTTTGCATCCAAAGT ATGTAAATCATGATGCCGGTATGCGATTCTTGCATGCTCCCGAAGACATCACCGATAGCTTTATTTCTCAACCGGCAGCCATAATATCATTGCTTCATTCTAATTATGTGTCGAGATGTTCCGATGTCCATCGCCTTTCCGCTGCATCTGATTGCCTGACTGTGGCGGATGTGATCATGAATGAGTATCGG AGCGATCAGTTAGCTTCATACGGTTTAAACCTCGCTGTTCGTGGTATCATGGTGAACAATGAGCAAACTTCACACGGTTGGCATCAGATCAAAAAGAAAGTGTCAATTCAGCTGCAAAACAG CGCTCAGCTGTACACGGACGAGCTTACCAAACTTGGAATCATCTCTCGACCTATTCCACAGAAACTGTTTGCATCTGAGTATAGGGGATTTATATCAATTATTCGTAGGTAG
- the LOC126569007 gene encoding uncharacterized protein LOC126569007 encodes MGVRHLKTYMNKHLKNGVFPVWMLPAIRKAAKRSRRPLIVIDLMALFGLFCSDKKSMLCGTRVRMIERQADELFRRLTEAGARLVFFFDGPPQQTKLTTWTRRQNRKYENMLTIIDAVDQEQPLHKIATRYYGAIPNNTCIKLNHIAIKHGPVIFSYSAECDQELAMYALQHKAFAIITNDTDFLIYEGNWHLWSADDINLGTLETLEYNRNALRCELDLSWPGMALWATLGGNDFFQYDTVQPFHNSLNGNNKFGRLAQYVRMLPIGNGFNKSIVQQIVRRVFQGRPIPEDAEECLMQSVYFYSTNPSLLSRPMDPMEAFLIEKEHSFVLSVLKGTAHNSTILFFDYRSTQLGNYFDIIVPLIARTAGVILYHRQHERKEMTILAKRGHREPYDEHIVPAIFPTDIIPPHVMELLSEDESLQASLKQRKLHLLRWVCSDDVDDGLLQTVPSKLVTTVLTLVTLVRNDALLLFEADLLLSIVQDEINGGFNSHPTIERYPVRVDPRAFRIAFLFQKVYSHIARSAKSFGLPADYYCSVPYDGHRFHNCYAGWRSGQWTMNEGQQWRLYAPFARQELVAEAVA; translated from the exons ATGGGTGTCCGGCATTTGAAAACGTATATGAACAAACATTTGAAGAATGGCGTCTTTCCCGTTTGGATGTTGCCCGCGATACG AAAAGCGGCTAAACGATCACGCAGACCTTTGATAGTGATCGATTTGATGGCACTGTTTGGATTATTTTGCTCCGACAAAAAGAGTATGCTCTGTGGAACGCGGGTACGGATGATCGAACGGCAGGCCGACGAACTTTTTCGCCGCCTAACTGAAGCCGGAGCACGGCTGGTATTTTTCTTCGATGGACCACCGCAGCAGACCAAGCTCACGACGTGGACGCGAAGGCAGAATCGAAAGTACGAAAACAtgctcaccatcatcgatgccGTCGATCAGGAGCAACCACTGCATAAAATCGCCACCAGGTACTACGGAGCGATACCGAACAATACTTGCATCAAGCTGAATCACATAGCGATCAAGCATGGTCCAGTGATCTTTTCGTACAGCGCCGAGTGCGACCAAGAGTTGGCCATGTATGCACTGCAGCATAAAGCCTTCGCCATTATTACGAACGATACCGATTTTCTTATCTACGAAGGAAATTGGCATTTGTGGTCAGCGGACGATATTAATTTGGGTACACTAGAGACGCTAGAGTACAACAGGAATGCATTACGGTGTGAGCTGGATCTAAGCTGGCCCGGCATGGCACTGTGGGCGACACTGGGAGGGAACGATTTTTTCCAGTACGACACCGTGCAACCTTTCCACAATTCGCTCAATGGTAATAACAAGTTTGGCAGGCTGGCCCAATACGTTCGCATGTTACCGATAGGTAATGGTTTCAACAAAAGTATCGTACAACAAATTGTCCGGCGCGTGTTCCAGGGGCGTCCGATACCGGAAGATGCAGAGGAATGCTTGATGCAAAGTGTATACTTTTACAGCACC AATCCTAGTTTATTGAGCCGCCCAATGGATCCGATGGAAGCGTTTCTGATTGAGAAAGAGCACTCCTTTGTGCTGAGCGTCTTAAAAGGCACGGCACACAACAGTACAATACTATTTTTCGACTATCGATCGACACAGCTTGGCAATTACTTCGACATCATTGTGCCATTGATCGCCCGCACTGCCGGCGTTATACTGTATCATCGACAACACGAACGGAAGGAAATGACGATTCTGGCTAAACGGGGACATCGGGAACCTTATGATGAACATATTGTTCCCGCAATATTCCCAACGGATATAATACCACCGCATGTGATGGAACTGCTGTCGGAGGACGAATCGCTACAGGCCTCATTAAAGCAAAGGAAGCTGCATTTATTGCGCTGGGTCTGTTCGGATGATGTGGACGATGGGCTGTTGCAGACGGTACCGAGTAAGCTGGTCACAACGGTTCTCACTCTTGTGACGCTGGTACGTAATGATGCGCTACTTCTGTTCGAAGCCGATCTGCTTCTTTCGATAGTGCAGGATGAGATTAACGGTGGCTTCAATTCGCATCCTACCATCGAGCGGTATCCCGTGCGTGTAGATCCGCGTGCATTTCGCATTGCATTTCTGTTCCAGAAGGTATACTCACACATCGCCCGTTCGGCCAAATCTTTTGGTCTGCCCGCCGATTACTATTGTTCCGTGCCGTACGATGGACATCGGTTTCACAACTGTTACGCGGGCTGGCGTAGCGGCCAGTGGACGATGAACGAAGGGCAACAGTGGAGATTGTATGCGCCATTTGCAAGGCAGGAGCTCGTGGCAGAAGCTGTTgcgtaa
- the LOC126569008 gene encoding uncharacterized protein LOC126569008, whose translation MSLSEINERGMELGSVQLEEDSPKIENKGMVYISSIPKHMNVTILRELLQPMANVGRVYMQPESKGAKEKKRAVLGKRAVLNYTEAWVEFSRRREARLLAKRLNAQPISTSRKSVFCDILWNMKYLPRYTWVQLSERLSYEKAVGPQNHRAEIAQARKEAAHFQANLDRSFSRLQRRRKENHVNGLGNS comes from the exons ATGAGTTTATCCGAAATAAACGAGCGGGGAATGGAACTGGGAAGCGTTCAATTAGAAGAGGATAGCCCGAAGATAGAAAACAAAGGAATGGTGTACATTTCCTCCATTCCAAAACACATGAATGTGACGATTTTGCGCgagctgctgcaaccgatGGCCAACGTGGGCCGTGTCTACATGCAACCGGAATCTAAAG gagcaaaggaaaagaaaagggcaGTACTAGGAAAACGAGCGGTTCTCAATTACACCGAGGCTTGGGTGGAGTTCAGCAGAAGACGTGAGGCACGATTGCTTGCCAAACGCCTAAACGCACAACCAATCAGTACCAGCCGAAAGTCGGTGTTTTGTGATATCCTGTGGAACATGAAATACTTACCACGGTACACTTGGGTGCAGCTAAGCGAGCGGTTATCCTACGAAAAAGCTGTTGGCCCGCAGAACCATCGTGCCGAAATCGCTCAAGCGCGGAAAGAGGCTGCCCACTTTCAGGCCAATCTGGATCGCAGTTTTTCCCGGCTGCAGCGACGACGAAAAGAGAACCATGTTAACGGCTTAGGAAATAGTTAA
- the LOC126569006 gene encoding transcription factor TFIIIB component B'' homolog codes for MATRRPRVKVAANLSIRRPSKPTGKPAAELKNATVEACDETPAVEPETPATATHDEPPAVASPLQHVAPAQSEEKPEEEKQHFKLPMPVDSNAKNSSSSVSSFTGTETPATTASISQEEPMSPRKQDVRFGYPMQLARKRIRTESLTSNKSLPDGVTVNRVARKIATKQEESQRTLENKKEIRKRLTNIENVDKQNLTMFDMIYYNPVNNPMEPPPSLSKRTSVENIPKSIDGSQRAGSRSRTASKSRSPTPAPSTSAPPAKETPAPPVQLTPQLKLGPNGEIILDEASLVIENERDKEFRETLANSDVLYQDEFSGNSGYYTRIKRTKGWSDEETIRFYRCLHTIGTDFSMMLSLFPNRTRRDMKLKFKKEERHNLQLVNKALKHPKQFNIAELRQQFEQEDEELERKKAEKQQCLEEENKKRRNEQLQRKLLLSQSKTRCPQKRLSRSQRTLTDAHEQLRDGESPNASLPQSPIPPESDDPPAPAAQPPTELASEIVPAKRVSKKSRKALEAEALVEDSETDLEDDQQSASETQRATKRDMKRTMPTCNKSLKNMDSLDNGQEAHVEPTHDAKRAKRIRNISQKAVEDSLYGKENDNDQVANATSQPTETENSPPPLPAVNQHKRVRKLSQKALESGSYAYINDDNQEETSEPPLLTNKCDDVHIPSKPVSKKPRKKLEPTLFTKESSDDQKPKEEDQSLMPAGDESLMDCKRSQRVRKMSRKALEASLCAEESDDNDPKSNNDSQPYIPNGGMGSTNTSSALLETETVEELPYPPPVYVERHTASVQEDLEPDSTSVITLQNLDDQSRTTCRRREDCSLLGEIAPVPIELTPVAAMKYEVEADLTYLPLPANNAPVANPVKTESYTKVQSSLAENVFNRQHTREPLAFDAMLSAAQMGIEENVEPVGQTSDASSEPYYETTSTELLDVTSAASAVGHSILLQKIEPNTYSTLEAETTVQTEEEVQQQAHSAAKQTIVVKSVDINDSDGHFTIETDENAGTEGNESFTSDADGGSLAQPQDRLDVAFKLRDQAPCADSPSPYSWHTPASVGQSPVKANVDTAESKPTLTQPKEIAEDHNDGIAEQRQYDGEDDDDEADAGGFSLENIDINSLVLVESQDVNEPNKTIYEIYVVVPETGQLSEKPLDVPPDVIESIRQTLEAGDDGTQDG; via the exons ATGGCTACCAGGCGGCCGCGGGTCAAGGTCGCTGCCAATCTCAGCATACGCAGGCCATCGAAACCTACCGGCAAGCCTGCAGCCGAACTAAAGAACGCGACGGTTGAAGCGTGCGATGAGACACCGGCAGTTGAACCGGAAACTCCAGCCACTGCAACCCACGACGAACCGCCGGCTGTTGCATCACCGTTGCAACATGTGGCTCCCGCCCAGTCCGAAGAGAAGCCAGAGGAGGAGAAACAACACTTTAAACTACCAA TGCCGGTCGATAGCAATgccaaaaacagcagcagctcggtcagTTCGTTCACCGGCACTGAAACCCCGGCAACAACTGCGAGCATCAGTCAGGAGGAACCGATGTCACCGAGAAAGCAAGATGTACGTTTTGGCTACCCTATGCAGTTGGCACGCAAGCGAATCCGTACGGAATCGCTAACGTCCAACAAATCCCTCCCCGATGGAGTCACGGTGAACAGAGTAGCCCGGAAGATAGCGACCAAGCAAGAAGAATCGCAGCGAACGCTCGAGAATAAGAAGGAGATCCGGAAGCGCTTAACGAACATCGAAAATGTTGACAAACAGAACCTCACCATGTTTGACATGATTTACTACAATCCGGTCAACAATCCCATGGAACCACCGCCTTCGCTCAGCAAGCGTACCTCGGTCGAGAACATTCCAAAGTCGATCGATGGTAGCCAGCGAGCGGGGTCACGCAGTCGCACGGCTAGCAAATCACGGTCTCCTACTCCTGCGCCATCAACTTCTGCACCGCCTGCAAAGGAAACACCGGCTCCTCCTGTTCAGCTAACGCCACAACTGAAGCTTGGGCCGAACGGTGAAATCATACTGGACGAAGCAAGCCTGGTGATCGAGAATGAGCGTGACAAAGAGTTTCGTGAAACGCTAGCCAACTCCGATGTTCTTTATCAGGACGAGTTTAGTGGCA ACTCTGGCTATTATACACGCATCAAACGGACGAAGGGTTGGAGTGATGAGGAAACGATACGCTTCTACCGCTGCCTACACACGATTGGAACCGATTTTTCAATGATGCTCAGTTTGTTCCCCAACCGCACCAGGCGCGACATGAAGCTCAAG TTTAAAAAAGAAGAGCGTCATAATTTGCAATTGGTCAATAAGGCACTCAAACACCCGAAACAGTTCAATATTGCCGAGCTTCGGCAACAGTTCGAGCAAGAAGACGAGGAACTTGAACgcaaaaaggcggaaaagcAGCAGTGTCTCgaggaagagaacaaaaaGCGTCGCAATGAGCAGCTACAGCGAAA ATTGTTGTTAAGCCAATCAAAGACCCGGTGCCCTCAGAAACGACTCAGCCGTTCACAACGTACGCTCACCGATGCTCACGAGCAGCTGCGGGATGGTGAATCCCCAAATGCGTCATTACCGCAATCGCCAATACCACCGGAAAGTGACGATCCACCTGCACCTGCTGCACAACCGCCAACCGAGTTGGCGTCAGAGATCGTTCCGGCCAAACGAGTAAGCAAAAAGTCACGTAAAGCACTGGAAGCTGAAGCTCTCGTCGAAGATTCCGAAACAGATCTAGAAGATGATCAACAATCAGCTAGCGAAACCCAACGCGCTACTAAGAGGGATATGAAACGAACAATGCCTACGTGTAACAAATCACTTAAAAATATGGATAGTTTGGACAACGGTCAGGAAGCGCATGTAGAACCAACACATGATGCGAAACGCGCTAAAAGGATTCGTAACATCTCACAGAAGGCAGTGGAAGACTCTTTGTATGGCAAGGAGAATGACAATGATCAAGTGGCGAATGCGACATCGCAGCCAACCGAGACAGAAAACTCGCCTCCGCCTTTACCCGCCGTGAACCAGCATAAACGAGTTCGAAAACTATCCCAGAAGGCATTGGAATCTGGTTCGTATGCGTATATTAACGATGATAATCAAGAAGAAACTTCCGAACCTCCGCTACTCACCAACAAGTGCGACGATGTCCATATACCATCGAAACCGGTATCAAAGAAACCACGCAAAAAATTGGAACCAACTCTGTTCACAAAGGAGTCATCCGATGACCAGAAGCCGAAGGAAGAAGATCAGTCCTTAATGCCTGCTGGCGATGAGTCATTGATGGATTGCAAGCGAAGTCAGCGAGTGCGCAAGATGTCGCGCAAGGCGCTAGAAGCCAGTCTTTGTGCGGAGGAATCAGATGATAATGATCCAAAATCGAACAACGATTCACAGCCCTACATCCCTAATGGTGGAATGGGGTCGACAAACACATCGTCAGCGTTGCTAGAAACAGAAACGGTTGAAGAATTGCCCTACCCACCGCCAGTTTACGTTGAACGTCACACCGCGTCAGTGCAGGAGGATCTGGAACCCGACTCCACATCTGTGATAACGCTTCAAAATCTCGACGATCAAAGCCGAACGACCTGTCGCCGCCGTGAGGACTGTAGCCTGCTGGGTGAAATAGCCCCGGTACCGATTGAGCTgacaccggttgcggccatgaAGTACGAAGTCGAAGCGGATCTCACTTACTTACCCTTGCCAGCCAATAATGCACCAGTGGCCAATCCCGTCAAGACGGAATCCTATACCAAAGTACAATCTTCGCTGGCGGAAAATGTCTTTAATAGGCAACACACACGCGAGCCGTTGGCCTTTGATGCGATGCTTTCAGCGGCACAGATGGGAATCGAGGAAAATGTTGAGCCAGTTGGGCAAACCAGTGATGCTTCCAGTGAACCGTATTACGAGACCACTTCGACCGAGCTGCTGGATGTAACTAGTGCAGCCAGTGCTGTCGGTCACTCGATACTGCTTCAAAAGATAGAACCGAATACCTACAGTACGCTAGAAGCGGAAACAACCGTTCAAACAGAGGAGGAAGTGCAACAGCAGGCCCATTCTGCTGCGAAACAAACGATTGTTGTCAAAAGCGTCGATATTAATGATAGTGATGGTCATTTCACTATCGAAACGGACGAGAACGCTGGGACAGAAGGCAACGAAAGCTTCACCAGTGATGCAGACGGTGGTTCCCTAGCGCAGCCCCAGGATCGGTTGGATGTGGCATTTAAACTTCGCGATCAAGCCCCTTGTGCTGATTCTCCGTCCCCATACTCCTGGCATACACCAGCGTCCGTTGGTCAATCACCGGTCAAAGCCAACGTTGACACAGCCGAATCAAAGCCAACGTTGACACAGCCGAAAGAAATAGCAGAGGATCACAACGATGGTATTGCGGAACAGAGGCAATATGACGgtgaagatgacgacgatgaagccGACGCCGGCGGTTTCTCACTCGAAAACATCGATATTaactcgctggtgctggtggagagTCAGGATGTTAACGAACCGAACAAAACGATCTACGAGATCTACGTCGTAGTGCCGGAAACGGGGCAGCTGAGCGAGAAGCCGCTCGACGTACCACCGGATGTGATCGAAAGTATTCGACAGACTCTGGAGGCTGGCGATGATGGGACACAAGATGGTTAG